The following proteins are encoded in a genomic region of Acidobacteriota bacterium:
- a CDS encoding Do family serine endopeptidase, whose product MRLKRLLLIFPAVLILSLIGMLIFSNSESNILKQGENEEKGVIKKPVFASPELLSLNNAFVEIVKKIKPAVVKVESQITVKERYTMGEDIWEWFFGEPFRSPRRREVITQSFGSGFIISSDGYIMTNNHLAENAKKIIIYIGGSKKYTAQIVGTDKKTDIALLKINGKNFPFAGLGDSSKIQIGEWVLAIGNPFGNYPGMEGEPTVTAGIISAKGRQLRLADYEDFIQTDAPINRGNSGGPLVNIKGEVIGITSAILAPTGTNLGIGFAIPINLAKTVCDELKAKGRVIRGWLGVGIQDFTEELSKDFGGIKEGAIIASVQGGSPAEKAGLKRYDVIIEFDGKKISNGTQLRFAVAETPPNKKVNVKIIRDGKEKNITVEIGELEEETSREEIKEEFNLGLKLEPLTPEIARRYGYPRRGGLIVTDVEPFSAAYEAGLAEGDLVLEVNRKPVNSISDFMNILRRSKSGDTLILLVWRNGQEFFRYLTIP is encoded by the coding sequence ATGAGGCTTAAAAGATTATTGTTAATTTTTCCTGCTGTATTAATCCTATCTCTTATAGGTATGCTTATTTTTTCTAACTCTGAATCAAATATACTTAAGCAAGGAGAAAATGAAGAAAAAGGGGTTATCAAAAAACCTGTTTTTGCCTCTCCTGAGTTGCTTTCTTTAAACAATGCTTTTGTGGAAATAGTGAAAAAAATAAAGCCCGCTGTAGTGAAAGTTGAATCCCAAATTACAGTAAAAGAAAGGTATACCATGGGAGAAGATATATGGGAATGGTTTTTTGGTGAGCCTTTCAGGTCTCCAAGGAGAAGAGAGGTGATAACACAGAGCTTTGGTTCTGGCTTTATAATAAGTTCAGATGGATATATTATGACAAACAACCATCTGGCTGAAAATGCAAAGAAAATTATTATATATATTGGAGGAAGTAAAAAATATACAGCTCAAATCGTAGGAACCGATAAAAAAACAGATATAGCATTATTAAAAATAAATGGAAAAAATTTCCCATTTGCAGGACTGGGAGACTCATCAAAGATTCAAATAGGAGAATGGGTTTTAGCTATAGGTAATCCATTTGGAAACTACCCAGGAATGGAAGGAGAACCTACTGTAACAGCAGGGATAATCTCAGCAAAGGGAAGGCAATTAAGATTGGCTGACTATGAAGATTTTATTCAAACAGATGCTCCAATAAATAGGGGGAACTCAGGAGGACCTTTAGTTAACATTAAAGGAGAGGTAATCGGAATAACATCGGCCATTCTCGCTCCCACTGGAACTAATCTTGGTATTGGATTTGCAATACCCATAAACCTTGCTAAAACTGTTTGTGATGAATTGAAGGCAAAAGGAAGGGTAATAAGAGGGTGGTTAGGCGTGGGTATTCAGGATTTCACTGAGGAGTTATCCAAAGATTTTGGAGGGATTAAAGAAGGTGCAATAATTGCCAGTGTTCAGGGTGGAAGCCCTGCTGAAAAAGCTGGTCTCAAAAGATATGATGTAATAATTGAATTCGATGGTAAAAAAATCAGCAATGGAACTCAGCTAAGATTTGCTGTGGCAGAAACACCGCCTAATAAAAAAGTTAATGTAAAAATCATAAGGGATGGAAAAGAAAAAAATATAACAGTTGAAATAGGTGAACTGGAAGAAGAGACTTCAAGAGAAGAAATCAAAGAAGAGTTCAATTTAGGATTAAAATTAGAGCCCCTTACACCTGAAATAGCAAGAAGATATGGTTATCCAAGAAGAGGCGGTTTAATAGTTACAGATGTTGAACCTTTCAGCGCAGCTTATGAAGCTGGTTTGGCAGAAGGAGACTTAGTTTTAGAAGTAAACCGAAAACCTGTAAATTCAATCTCTGATTTCATGAATATATTGAGAAGGTCAAAATCAGGAGATACCCTTATTCTTCTTGTGTGGAGAAATGGGCAGGAATTTTTTAGATATTTAACAATTCCATAA
- a CDS encoding pitrilysin family protein, which yields MINKAILLVLITIFSFFPVYSQETFNFPVKYFKLNNGLKVVLLEDRTHPVFTLAIFFHCGSRDEKIGKTGIAQILQNLYFQGSENFKPMEHLLLINKFGGELNAFTSEDKMVFYETLPSNLLKMALTLEADRMGSLRIDDGLLAIQKEILKRERQLKLSDQPYARSFFRIDELSFINFAYSHPIIGYKEDLELITFKDVYDFYTNYFTPSNACLVLVGNFSSEEATSLIKENFENINSGSSGVPPNLKEPPGRGELIETIYDSNARFPAFHIAYPFPSRDSPDFYPMEIIDYLLLKGNPSILKKKLLIERKMAYELGGGVEEREGMSLFKIFVLCYPGYPLNVTQSQIFQEIENLKNNLVSHKEIVMAKNQFKIEYLIDLRSTLGRAMKLGEFTVYFDNPYLINEELSRYMNVTPQDISRVAKKYLDKRNRIILNVIPEKK from the coding sequence ATGATTAATAAAGCAATTCTTTTAGTGTTGATTACTATTTTTTCTTTCTTTCCAGTCTATTCGCAGGAGACTTTTAATTTTCCTGTTAAGTATTTTAAGTTAAATAATGGGTTAAAGGTTGTCCTCTTAGAGGATAGAACACATCCGGTTTTTACGCTTGCCATATTTTTTCATTGCGGTTCAAGGGATGAAAAAATTGGAAAAACAGGCATAGCTCAGATTTTACAGAACTTATATTTTCAGGGTTCTGAGAATTTTAAACCTATGGAACATCTCCTTCTGATTAATAAATTTGGGGGAGAATTAAATGCCTTTACGAGTGAAGATAAGATGGTTTTTTATGAAACTCTTCCCTCTAATCTATTGAAGATGGCATTAACCCTTGAAGCTGACAGGATGGGATCTCTTCGAATAGACGATGGATTGTTGGCCATCCAGAAAGAGATTTTAAAAAGAGAAAGACAATTAAAGTTGAGTGATCAACCTTATGCGAGATCATTTTTTAGAATAGATGAACTGTCTTTTATTAATTTTGCCTATTCCCACCCAATAATAGGTTATAAAGAAGACCTGGAGTTGATAACATTCAAAGATGTGTATGATTTCTATACTAACTATTTTACCCCTTCCAATGCTTGTCTTGTTTTAGTGGGAAATTTTAGTAGTGAAGAAGCAACTTCATTAATAAAAGAAAATTTTGAAAATATTAATTCTGGAAGTTCTGGAGTTCCTCCTAATCTTAAAGAACCTCCAGGAAGGGGAGAACTGATAGAAACGATTTATGACAGCAATGCGAGATTTCCTGCCTTTCATATAGCTTATCCTTTCCCTTCGAGGGATTCTCCTGATTTCTATCCAATGGAAATCATTGATTATTTACTTCTAAAAGGAAATCCATCTATTCTGAAAAAGAAATTGTTAATCGAGAGAAAAATGGCATATGAACTGGGAGGAGGGGTTGAGGAAAGAGAGGGAATGTCTTTGTTTAAGATTTTTGTTTTATGTTATCCAGGATATCCTCTGAATGTTACCCAATCTCAAATATTTCAAGAGATTGAAAATTTAAAGAATAATTTGGTATCTCACAAAGAAATTGTGATGGCAAAAAATCAATTTAAGATAGAATATTTGATAGACTTAAGGAGTACTTTGGGAAGAGCTATGAAATTGGGAGAATTTACTGTATACTTCGATAACCCTTATCTAATTAATGAGGAATTATCTCGATATATGAATGTAACTCCACAGGATATCAGTAGAGTTGCGAAGAAATATCTGGATAAAAGAAATCGGATAATTTTAAATGTCATCCCTGAGAAAAAATAA
- a CDS encoding pitrilysin family protein: MSSLRKNKIFHQLFFILVLWTSILFTFEDVKEFKIDFFKNFTLKNGLEVYLIEEKGIPLVFLDLIFKAGESSTQINYSGLATVTAEGIFSGTKKMKAYQIQDRLDFFGVKTKIKVADNYTHFSFIVLKEYFEPLLNMLSELIQESLFPNDEIMKKTKRLISEWQMNRINNKQLAFETMYYNFFKGSPLFRLFPTRESLSRITGKDCFLFSKRFYIPNNSIFILRGDLEHKTTFEILEKNFSGWERGQILSPFLYIPPKRSDANIILVDNPSSENVNVLFCIIFPSFDNSFRFPILVMNQILSGNPFSRLYLNLRESKNILSSVESYLKFFNDFALFYIYVTGKEENARRIIEETFSEIKKFSESKIDKFELENAKNYLKGNCSLSISYGERLVEILKDKFLYSLPDSFINNYIYNISEVDESSVERMVKRYIKFQPFLVIVVGRKNNLIEKIKDLGKIELFDNNLNLIKTQGE, encoded by the coding sequence ATGTCATCCCTGAGAAAAAATAAAATTTTTCATCAATTATTTTTTATACTGGTACTATGGACATCAATTTTATTTACTTTTGAAGATGTTAAAGAATTCAAAATAGATTTTTTTAAAAATTTTACTTTAAAAAATGGCCTTGAAGTATATTTAATCGAAGAGAAAGGAATTCCATTAGTTTTTCTTGATTTAATATTCAAAGCCGGTGAATCTTCCACTCAAATTAATTATTCAGGTTTAGCCACTGTTACAGCTGAGGGAATTTTTTCTGGAACAAAAAAGATGAAAGCTTACCAGATTCAGGATCGATTGGATTTTTTTGGTGTTAAAACTAAAATCAAGGTTGCAGATAATTATACCCATTTTTCATTCATAGTATTAAAGGAATACTTTGAACCATTACTAAATATGTTGAGTGAATTAATTCAGGAAAGTTTATTTCCCAACGATGAGATAATGAAAAAGACAAAGAGGTTAATTTCAGAGTGGCAGATGAATAGAATTAACAACAAGCAATTAGCTTTTGAGACTATGTATTATAATTTTTTTAAAGGTTCACCTTTGTTTAGACTATTTCCTACAAGAGAAAGTTTAAGCCGAATAACAGGAAAAGATTGTTTTCTCTTCAGTAAAAGATTTTACATTCCAAATAATTCGATTTTTATTTTGAGAGGAGATTTAGAGCATAAAACTACATTTGAGATTTTGGAAAAGAACTTTTCCGGATGGGAAAGAGGGCAGATTCTAAGCCCCTTTCTCTACATTCCACCAAAAAGATCTGATGCAAACATAATTTTAGTGGATAATCCATCCTCTGAAAATGTTAATGTACTTTTTTGTATTATTTTTCCTTCTTTTGACAATTCATTTAGATTTCCGATTCTGGTTATGAATCAAATACTCTCTGGCAATCCTTTTAGCAGATTATATTTAAATTTAAGGGAAAGTAAGAATATTTTGAGTAGTGTTGAGAGCTATTTGAAATTCTTTAATGATTTTGCTCTTTTCTATATCTATGTAACTGGAAAAGAAGAGAATGCAAGAAGAATAATCGAGGAAACTTTTTCTGAGATAAAGAAATTTTCCGAAAGTAAAATTGATAAATTTGAGTTGGAGAACGCAAAAAATTATCTAAAGGGAAATTGTTCACTTTCGATCTCTTATGGGGAAAGATTGGTTGAAATTTTAAAGGATAAATTTCTTTACTCGCTGCCGGACAGTTTCATAAATAATTATATTTATAATATATCAGAAGTTGATGAAAGCTCAGTGGAGAGAATGGTAAAAAGATACATTAAATTCCAGCCATTCTTAGTAATTGTAGTTGGAAGAAAGAATAATCTGATTGAAAAAATAAAAGATCTTGGCAAAATTGAATTATTCGATAATAATCTTAATTTAATCAAAACCCAAGGAGAGTAA